Below is a window of Deinococcota bacterium DNA.
CCTGAAGCCGACGCCCGGCAGCCGGCGGACCTCGAGCAGCCGGTAAGGGAGAGCCTCCTCCAGACGGAGCGGTATTCCCCCGAGCACGACAGCCACAAGCTCGCCCATGCGCGTGGCCACGAAGGGACGCTGCTCGAGACGCTCCAGGGTCGCCGCCAACACCAGCAGAATCAGGACGAACAGGCCGTCAGCCATGCGCCTCTAGGGACGGTTTCGCTCCAGAAACTCGAGCACCGCGCGGAAGGCGGCCGGCCCCTAGGCGGCGCGCTCGTCGCCTGCCGGCCCCAAGCGGTGAGCCTCGGCAGGCAGGCCGTCAGGAGAAGGAAGAGAGCCAAGGGGATCATGCGCGCGCCAGGATGCGGGGCAGCTCGGTCTCGAGACTGCGCCACTCGAGCGCGAAGGTCGCCCGCATCGCCGCAGGGTCAGCGGTATTGCCGGCCAGGAGCATTCTGAACTGGTCTGGGGTGATGGGCGGCTCGGGCAGGACCTGCATCAGCGGGACGGCCAAACGCATCAAGGCCACGGGCACCGGAAATCTGGGCTTGTTGCTGCCCAAGGCAGCCTTGACGCGCTCCAGGAGCTCGGCGAAGCGGTACTCCCTCGGCCCCACCAGCTCGTAGCTCTGACCGACCGTCTCGGGCTTCGCCAAGCTCTGCGCCAAGGCGCTCACCACGTCGCCGATCCACACCGGGCGAAAGGGAAAGTCCCCCCGGCCTATCTGCGGGATGACCAGCGGATAGCCCGTCACCAGGCGCCTCAAGATATTGCCGAAAAAGTCGTCGCCGGGGCCGAAGATGAGGCTCGGGCGAAAGACCGTCCACTTAAGCCCTGAAGCCCGCACCAGCCTCTCGGCCTGCGCCTTGGTCGCCCTGTAGCGGCTCTCGCTCCTTTCGTCCGCGCCCAGCGCGCTCATGTGGACAAAGCGCGTGACGCCGGCCTGCCGAGCCGCCGCCAAGACCTGGCGCGTCCCCTCGACGTGGACCCTCTCGAAGCTCGCCCCTTTCGTCTCGCGGATGATGCCGACGAGGTGGATGACCGCGTCCGCGCGGTGAAACGCCTCGGCGAGCCCTTCCCCGCTCGTCACCTCGCCCTTGGCGGCGGTGACGCTGTCGCGTGTCTCTGTCTCGGCCAACACTGTCTCGGCCAACACTGTCTCGGCCAACACTGCCTCAGCCAGCACTGTCTCGGCCGGGGCCTCACCGCCTCTGGACAGGGCGACGACACGATGTCCGGCAGCGCTCAGCGCCTTTACCAGATGAGCGCCGACGAAGCCGCTCGCGCCCGTCACCACGATGGTCATCTTCTCCCCCTCATCCTAAAAACCCATTCCAAAAAAGAAGCCTCGGGCGAGCCCGAAGCTTGAGGTCTGCACCTATCCGCCGGTCCTATAAGCCTTCGGCGATCTCCTCGAGCTCGTTGGGCTTGAGGAGAATGATGTTGCGGTAGCCCGACTCGATGAAGCCGTCCGAGCGCAGCTCGGTAATTATCTTCGAGACGCTCTCGCGGGTGCTGGCGGTGCCCTCGGCGATGAGCTCGTGGGTGGCCGAGACGGTCACGAAGCCCTCGTCGCTGATGGTGGCGAGCGGCGTACCGCCGAGCTTGAGCAGGTAGCGAGACACGCGCTGGCGCAGGTCGCCCGTCTGCAGGTGATACTCGTAGTCCATGAGGCGCTGCATCTGGTTGGACAGCGACTGGGTGATGGTCATCAGGTCGGCGTGGTTGATCATCTGCGGGTCGATGGCCTCGATCTGAGCGTTGGTCAGAGCTTCGGCGATCTCCTCACGCCGGCTGTTCACAAAGGCCTCCTCGCCGAAAAAGTCGCCGGGCATCACGTGACGCACGGTCAGGGTACGGCCCTCGGGGGTCATCCGGGTAATGCGGACGAGACCGTCGGAGACACGAAAGACCGAATGTGCGGGGTCGCCACTCAGATAGAGGGTCTGCTTGCGGCTGTAGTTCAGCGTCTGGCTCGGCGCGGAAAACGAGGGCTGGACTTTCTCGATGATTTCGTTCATGACTTTGCCTCCTTGGGATGGCGAGGGGGAGCGATGGGAGCTTTGCTGACAGAGCTGAGATACCTGGCGGCGCTGCGCGCGGCGTTGTATCCCGAGACGGTGACGCCGATGGTGCCCTGGCCGGGAAAGACGGTGTCGCCAGCGAGGAAGAGGCCGCGAACGTCGCTCCGGTGAGAGGTCGCGGCAAAGTTGCTGTGCCCATGAACTTGTGGGGTCCCGCCTACTGTTCCACCCAGCCGGCGTGTGAAATTATGAAAAGTACGTGGGCTACCGCTCATGAAAACCTCGATTCCGCTCTTAACCTTGGGCCATAGCTGTTCAATGGTGCTGAGCATACAGTCCTCCATGTAACGCTTTTCTGACTCATAGCTGGCCTTGTCGAGCGCCATCCACCTCTCGGCGTCGACGTGAGTGCTGACGGTGACGGCCCGTTTGCCCTCGGGGGCGCGGCTGCGGTCCCAGTAGGGGCTCGTCGAGACGAGCAGGTTGCCGCCGTCATGGAGGAAGAGCAGCGGCAGCAGCCTAGGGTGCACGGCGCGCGCGGTGTCGGCCAGGTCGCACCAGCTGGTAAAGGGCATGACCGGAAAGCGCGTGGCCGCATGGTACATGCCGTCCGCCAGGCGGGCCAGGTGACGCCAGAAGGCGCGCTTGGCCGGCTCCTGACCGGGAAAGACCCGCGCCAACTCCGCCTCCCAGGCAGGGCGCTCGGTCATCACCCGGACCACGCGGTCGGGCAGGTGAACGCGCAGGGCGGGCGAGACATTGACGTAACGGGGCTCTAGGCCCAGATGGTCATAGATCCGCCGGTGCAGGCCGCCCCTCTCGAAGCCCGTCGCTACCGTCGCCCCGACCGCGAAGCGGTAGCCGTCCCTGGTGAATCCCGCCGCGCAGCCGCCGGGGTGGACGTCGCGCTCGACCACCACCACCCGGTAGCCGCGCGCCGCCAAGAGTGCCGCCGCCGTCAGCCCGGCGATGCCCGCGCCGACTACCGCCACGTCGGCGCGAACGGCTTCGTGGGGCGCCTCACCACCCTCACGCCCCCGCCGACAAGCGCTCGTGAAAGCGCTCGACGGCGCCCTCCGCGTCCGGGCCCAGGTAATGGCCGCCCAAGCGCTCCGCCAGGCCGGGGGTTTCGCCAAAGGCCCTGCCCCCGTACACGACCAGCGTGTTCATGCCGCCGAGCAGCTCGCGGCTCGCCTCGAGCCCCCCCACCGCGAGCGCGGTCGAGGCCGAGATGAACACGCCGCCGGGGCGCAAGGCCTGCACCATGTCGTGCAGGTCCGCCACGGGAGTGTTGGCGCCCAGATAGAAGACCCGGTAGCCGGCCCGCCGCAACATCACCGCGAGGATGAGCGGGCCGAGCTCGTGCTGCTCCAAAGGCGCGCAGGTGACGACGGCGGTCGCGCCGGTCCTGCTGTCGCCGGAGAGGGCGAGCAGCGAGCGCAGGCGGCCGTTCATGTAGGCGCTGGCGTAGTGCTCGGTGGTGGTGCTCAGCTTGCCCTGGTGCCACCTGGTGCCGATCTCGACCATGGTGGCCTGGATGAGCCCCAGCATGACCGCGTTGACCGGATGAAGCGCGTGGGCCTCGCTCATCACCCCGTCGGCCCTCGTCTCGTTGAGATCCAAGAGCGCCGCTAGGAGTTCTGTCTGCAACTCGGCCAGCGGGCGCGGGCCGTCGCCGCGCCGCCTCTCGGCCTTGGCCAGCTCGGCGGCCCGCGAGGCCGCGACGCCCGAGGCGATGTGCCGCCTCATCTCCTCGATAAGCGAGATGTCCTCGTCGCTGTAGAGGCGGTAACCGGACTCGGTGCGTTCCGGCGCGGGAAAGCCGTAGCGCCTTTCCCACTGCCGCAAGGTAGTGGCCGGAACCTTGGTTCGCTCCTCCGCTTCGTTGACCGTGTACTTGGCTAATAGCATGCCGCACCTCGTTTGGAACTCGCTTCGGGAGCTCTGTCTCAGGCTCCGCCCGCAGGAATCTCAAGCGTTCAAGCCTCCGCCTTGTGGAGGCTCTGTAAAACCTTCCTTTAGTATAGTCTAAGGTTTGTACACATACAAGCACCTGTGGTGGATGATCCACCCCAGTTCGACCACCCGCAGCCGGGATAGGATGGCAACATGAACGAGCTACACGAACCCACGCCCCCTGTGGAGTTAAAGGAGGTCAGGGTCTACACCGACGGCTCCTGCGACACCCAGTCCGGCGCGGGCGGGTGGGGCTATCTCCTCCAGTACGGCGACGCCGAGCTCGAGGCCTCGGGCTCCCAGGCGAAGACCACCAACAACCGCATGGAGCTGACCGCCGCCGTGCGCGCCCTCGAGACGCTCAAGGAGCCCTGCCGCGTCGTCCTGGTGACCGACTCGCAGTACCTGAAGAGGGCCTTTACCGACGGCTGGCTCGACAACTGGCTGAGGAGCGGCTGGAAGACGGCCGCCAGGCAGCCGGTCAAGAACCAGGACCTGTGGCGGCGGCTTCTGGACCTGAGTCGCGTCCACGACCTCCACTGGCAGTGGACGAGAGGCCACGCCGGCCAGCGCGAAAACGAACGCGTCGACCGCCTGGCCCTGACCGCCAGAAAGCGGGGACGCTGACAAGGAAGCCCGACCTCTGCCCCTACAGCTTCGCCAGTTCCGCCACGAGCCGCCCCAGCGCCCGGTAGCCCGTCACAAGCGAGTCGGGCTCGAGCCACTCGCTCAGGCGGTGCGGGTCGCCGCCGCGGTAGACGCCAAAGGTGATGGCGGGCAAACCCGCGGCCATGGCGGCGTTGGCGTCGGTGCTGCTCGCGGCCCTGCGGGCGCTCAGGCCGGCGCCCTCCAGGGCCCGCACCGCCGCCTGGGCGAGGGGACCATTGTCCACCCAGGCGGCGGGTCGGTCGCCGACCCGCTCGACCTCGACCCTGACGCCCAGGCGCTCACCGGCCTGCCGCACCGCCGCCAGCGCCTGCTGCTCGAGGTGCGCCAGCGCAGGCGCGTCCACGCTGCGCAGGTCGAGAAAGAGGCCAGCCTCCTGGGCGATGGCGTTGACGCTGGTGCCACCCGAGACCAGGCCCACGTTGTAGGAGCTGCGCGGCTCGCGCGGCACCTTCATCCGGTTCAGCGCGTGGATCGCCTCGCCGAGGGCGTGAACGGCGCTGGGGCTGGGAAAGTCGCCCCAGGAGTGGCCGCCGCGCGCGAAAAAGCGCACGCTGTAGCGCTTGGAGCCCACGCTGCGATCGATGACCGTGCCCAGGTGGCCGTCGATGGCGATCATGCAGTCGAAGTCGTGGCGCCTCGCCTTGAGCAGGGCGCGGATGCCGCGCAGGTCGCCCAAACCCTCCTCGCCGACCGTCGCGGCGTAGGTGAGGCGGGGCCGCGAAGCCTCGAGCCCGTGGAGTACGAGATGGCTGAGCACCGCCAGGCTGGCGCTGTTGTCGCCGATGCCGGGCGCACAGAGGCGGTTTCCCTCGCGCCGGACGGTCAGGTCCACGCCGCGCTCGAAGACGGTGTCCAGGTGCGCCGCGACGAGGACGCGCGGCCCCTCGCCGCCGGGCAGATCGGCGGTGACGTTGCCGACCTCGTCGCGGTGGGGGCGGAGCCCGCCGGCCTCGAGCAGCCCATAGATGAGCGCGCCCCGCTCGGCCTCCTCGAAGGTCGGCGCGGGCGTCTGGCAGATGGCCTCGAGCAGGGCGACGAGGTCGTTCAGCAGGCTGGCGTCACGGTTAGGCATCAAGGCTCTATCCCCACAGTCTTACCAGTCCGCCAGGTGAGGCCCACTAGGGCCCTTAACCTAGAGGTGAGGCCCACTAGGGCCTTTAACCTAAGGTAGATGGCGGCCATAACTAGCCCTTCTCGCCGGGCGTCCAGCCGGCCAGTGCTGCAAAGGGATGCGGCGCCCCCGCGCTCAGCCAGCGGCAGAAGGCGGGGCCGCCCTCGGGCTCTAAGCGGTGCGGGCAAGCTGGGCACTCGGCAAAGGCGAGGTCGGTATAGGCCAGATCGGCCAGATCGGCCGGCCCCTCGCGCTCGCGGCCGCACCCCGCCCGGAAGCACTTGGTCGCCTGTTGCCCGATGGTCCCTTGCTTGACGGTCCCTTGCTTGACGGTCCCTTGCTTGACGGTCCGCCCCTTCACGGCCCATCGTCTTTTAAGGTGGCGATGCCCTCGCGGAGCGCGTAGAGGGCGGCCTGAGTGCGGTTGTTGAGGCGCAGCTTGGAGAAGATCTCCGAGAGCCGGTTGCGCACCGTCTTCTCGCTGACGCCAAGCTTGTCGGCGATCTGCTGGTTCGAGCAGCCGTGGGCCAGCAGCCGCAAGATGGTCGCCTCCCGCTCGGTCAACTCGGAGACCGTCTCACTGGGCAGCTCCTCCTTGACCTTCTTGAACTCGTCCAAGATGGACGCGGCCATCTCCGCGCCCAGCAGCGTCTCCCCCTCCGCCACGCGCCGGATGGCGCCGATCAGCTCCGACGAGTCGGCGTCCTTGAGCATGTAACCGCGGGCGCCGGCCTTGATCGCCTCGAAGACGTAGCGGTCCTGGCGGTACATGGTGAGGATGATGACCTTGGCCTCGGGAAACTCGCCCAAGATGGCCTGGGTCGCCCGGACGCCGTCGAGCTCGGGCATCTGGATGTCCATGACGATGATGTCGGGGCGGGTCTCCAGCGCGTAGCGAATCGCCTCGCGCCCAGTAGCCGCCTCGCCGATGACGCGCACGTCCTCCTCGATCTCGAGCAGGCCCTTAAGCCCCTGCCGGAACATGGCGTGGTCGTCACAGAGCAAAAGCCTGATCATAAGAACATGCTACTTCAGGCATGTCTCTAGACCTGCGTCCACGACTACGGGCGACGACCTCAAGCTACGCCTCGAGGTC
It encodes the following:
- a CDS encoding response regulator transcription factor, whose product is MIRLLLCDDHAMFRQGLKGLLEIEEDVRVIGEAATGREAIRYALETRPDIIVMDIQMPELDGVRATQAILGEFPEAKVIILTMYRQDRYVFEAIKAGARGYMLKDADSSELIGAIRRVAEGETLLGAEMAASILDEFKKVKEELPSETVSELTEREATILRLLAHGCSNQQIADKLGVSEKTVRNRLSEIFSKLRLNNRTQAALYALREGIATLKDDGP
- a CDS encoding cyclic nucleotide-binding domain-containing protein: MNEIIEKVQPSFSAPSQTLNYSRKQTLYLSGDPAHSVFRVSDGLVRITRMTPEGRTLTVRHVMPGDFFGEEAFVNSRREEIAEALTNAQIEAIDPQMINHADLMTITQSLSNQMQRLMDYEYHLQTGDLRQRVSRYLLKLGGTPLATISDEGFVTVSATHELIAEGTASTRESVSKIITELRSDGFIESGYRNIILLKPNELEEIAEGL
- the rnhA gene encoding ribonuclease HI codes for the protein MNELHEPTPPVELKEVRVYTDGSCDTQSGAGGWGYLLQYGDAELEASGSQAKTTNNRMELTAAVRALETLKEPCRVVLVTDSQYLKRAFTDGWLDNWLRSGWKTAARQPVKNQDLWRRLLDLSRVHDLHWQWTRGHAGQRENERVDRLALTARKRGR
- a CDS encoding M20/M25/M40 family metallo-hydrolase is translated as MPNRDASLLNDLVALLEAICQTPAPTFEEAERGALIYGLLEAGGLRPHRDEVGNVTADLPGGEGPRVLVAAHLDTVFERGVDLTVRREGNRLCAPGIGDNSASLAVLSHLVLHGLEASRPRLTYAATVGEEGLGDLRGIRALLKARRHDFDCMIAIDGHLGTVIDRSVGSKRYSVRFFARGGHSWGDFPSPSAVHALGEAIHALNRMKVPREPRSSYNVGLVSGGTSVNAIAQEAGLFLDLRSVDAPALAHLEQQALAAVRQAGERLGVRVEVERVGDRPAAWVDNGPLAQAAVRALEGAGLSARRAASSTDANAAMAAGLPAITFGVYRGGDPHRLSEWLEPDSLVTGYRALGRLVAELAKL
- a CDS encoding complex I NDUFA9 subunit family protein, which gives rise to MTIVVTGASGFVGAHLVKALSAAGHRVVALSRGGEAPAETVLAEAVLAETVLAETVLAETETRDSVTAAKGEVTSGEGLAEAFHRADAVIHLVGIIRETKGASFERVHVEGTRQVLAAARQAGVTRFVHMSALGADERSESRYRATKAQAERLVRASGLKWTVFRPSLIFGPGDDFFGNILRRLVTGYPLVIPQIGRGDFPFRPVWIGDVVSALAQSLAKPETVGQSYELVGPREYRFAELLERVKAALGSNKPRFPVPVALMRLAVPLMQVLPEPPITPDQFRMLLAGNTADPAAMRATFALEWRSLETELPRILARA
- a CDS encoding MerR family transcriptional regulator — protein: MLLAKYTVNEAEERTKVPATTLRQWERRYGFPAPERTESGYRLYSDEDISLIEEMRRHIASGVAASRAAELAKAERRRGDGPRPLAELQTELLAALLDLNETRADGVMSEAHALHPVNAVMLGLIQATMVEIGTRWHQGKLSTTTEHYASAYMNGRLRSLLALSGDSRTGATAVVTCAPLEQHELGPLILAVMLRRAGYRVFYLGANTPVADLHDMVQALRPGGVFISASTALAVGGLEASRELLGGMNTLVVYGGRAFGETPGLAERLGGHYLGPDAEGAVERFHERLSAGA